Proteins encoded by one window of Dioscorea cayenensis subsp. rotundata cultivar TDr96_F1 chromosome 6, TDr96_F1_v2_PseudoChromosome.rev07_lg8_w22 25.fasta, whole genome shotgun sequence:
- the LOC120263398 gene encoding LOW QUALITY PROTEIN: nuclear export mediator factor NEMF-like (The sequence of the model RefSeq protein was modified relative to this genomic sequence to represent the inferred CDS: inserted 3 bases in 3 codons; deleted 6 bases in 4 codons) has product MLLMESGVRLHTTQYARDKNTTPSGFTLKLRKHIRTRRLEDVRQLGYDRIILFQFGLGANAHYVILELYAQGNILLTDSEYTVLTLLRSHRDDDKGLAIMSRHRYPIEACTCFERTSFTKLKMELTSVKSVDDKEPTNFDESGGDAHEKSKETSKNSKNKNAHGANKKLNDGARPNKSTLKTLLGDALNYGPALSEHIILDARAYSNMKVXNSTDSQIDEDSMQALAKAVARFEDWLADVISGQKVPEGYILMQSKATGKKENIPLSEPTLDKIYDEFCPLLLNQLKSRKSXKFETFDAALDEFYSKIESQRAEQQAKAKEGSAMQKLSKIRLDQENRVQTLRKEVDHCVKMAELIEYNLEDVDAAILAVRELPLQNGMNWDDLARMVKEEXKSGNPVAGLIDKLHLERNCITLLLSNDLDEMDEDEKKPALLTEVDLALSAHANARHWFELKKKQEFKQEKTITAHEKAFKAAEKKTRLQLAQEKTVAAISHIRKVHWFEKFNWFISSENYLVISGRDAQQNEMIVKRYMSKGDLYIHADLHGASSTVIKNHKPENPVPPLTLNQAGCFTVCHSQAWDSKIVTSAWWVYPHQVSKTAPTGEYLTVGSFMIRGKKNFLPPHPLVMGFGILFRLDESSLASHLNERRVRGEDEGQQETEGELHKGPSASDSGDEVNSEGGINKDLNHVSSLSMNHLEVEEKLSKVINAPLVSPSRLETSGDFIEEVTEGVDSSKGMHSELEPETGQRSVTSKSSELDVLMDLALGLGPAKLLSTSSALTTTQPTFTEDPNLEGNKGTMREKPYISKAERRKSKKDQKNGTGNDDNEKEHNKPSVRTDVNENQKPASSKITRGQKSKLKKIKEKYAEQDEEERKIRMALLASAGKTVKMEKEQGQSEVLGGSSKSITGAQDDSKICYRCKKVGHLSRDCPEYMAESDHPHPVTNKHGNNDVSQDLSAAELGKATAEMDKITIGEDGINEIGEEEKEKLNDLDYLTGNPLANDILLYAVPVCGPYNALQTYKYRVKITPGTAKKGKAAKTAMNLFSHMPEVTNREKELMKACTDPELVAAIIGNVKITAPGLTQLKQKQKKGKKSGKDN; this is encoded by the exons TGATAAAAATACAACTCCTTCTGGGTTTACTCTCAAGTTGCGCAAGCACATTCGGACAAGAAGGCTTGAAGATGTGCGCCAACTTGGATATGATCGT ATTATCCTTTTTCAATTTGGATTGGGTGCCAATGCTCATTATGTTATTTTGGAACTTTATGCTCAAGGAAATATACTCCTTACTGATTCTGAGTATACTGTCTTGACACTTCTCCGGTCACACAG AGATGATGAT AAAGGGCTGGCGATTATGTCACGCCATCGGTATCCAATTGAAGCTTGCACGTGT TTTGAAAGGACTAGCTTTACCAAATTAAAAATGGAACTCACTTCTGTGAAGTCAGTCGATGATAAAGAACCTACTAATTTTGATGAAAGTGGTGGTGATgctcatgaaaaatcaaaagaaacaagtaaaaatagTAAGAATAAAAATGCACATGGTGCAAATAAGAAGCTCAATGATGGAGCTCGGCCAAATAAGTCTACTTTAAAGACTCTTCTAGGGGATGCGTTGAATTATGGTCCTGCTCTTTCTGAGCACATCATATTGGATGCTAGGGCTTATTCTAATATGAAAG GAAATAGCACTGATAGCCAGATAGATGAAGACTCTATGCAGGCTTTGGCAAAAGCTGTAGCTAGGTTTGAGGACTGGCTTGCAGATGTTATATCAGGTCAGAAAGTTCCAGAAGGGTACATTTTAATGCAGAGTAAAGCCACTGGGAAGAAGGAAAATATACCACTTTCAGAGCCAACTTTGGATAAG ATCTATGATGAATTCTGCCCTTTGCTGTTGAATCAGTTGAAGTCCAGGAAAT TGAAATTTGAGACATTTGATGCAGCCCTGGATGAGTTCTATAGTAAAATTGAAAGCCAAAGGGCAGAGCAACAGGCAAAAGCAAAAGAGGGATCTGCCATGCAGAAACTCAGTAAAATACGTTTGGATCAG GAAAATCGTGTGCAAACACTGAGGAAAGAAGTGGATCATTGTGTT AAAATGGCAGAGTTGATTGAATACAACTTAGAAGATGTGGATGCTGCAATT TTAGCAGTTCGAGAGTTGCCCTTGCAAAATGGGATGAATTGGGATGATCTTGCACGCATGGTGAAGGAAG AAAAATCAGGAAATCCTGTTGCTGGCCTCATTGATAAACTCCATCTTGAAAGAAATTGTATAACTCTGCTACTGAGCAATGATCTTGATGAAATGGATGAGGATGAGAAAAAACCAGCCCTGTTGACGG AGGTTGATTTGGCACTTTCTGCACATGCCAATGCCCGACATTGGTTTGAGCTAAAGAAAAAACAGGAGTTCAAACAAGAAAAGACAATCACTGCACATGAGAAGGCTTTCAAAGCAGCTGAAAAGAAGACTCGTCTTCAACTTGCTCAG GAAAAGACTGTGGCTGCAATCTCTCACATACGCAAAGTTCATTGGTTTGAGAAATTTAACTGGTTTATCAGCAGCGAGAATTATTTGGTTATTAGTGGTCGTGATGCTCAGCAAAATGAGATGATAGTCAAGCGATACATGTCTAAAGGAGATTT GTACATCCATGCAGACCTGCACGGAGCTTCCAGTACTGTGATCAAGAACCACAAACCTGAAAATCCAGTACCACCTCTCACACTGAATCAAGCAGGATGCTTCACT GTTTGTCACAGCCAAGCATGGGACTCAAAGATTGTTACCAGTGCTTGGTGGGTCTACCCTCACCAAGTCAGTAAAACAGCTCCCACTGGCGAGTATCTTACAGTAGGAAGTTTTATGATTCGTGGTAAAAAGAACTTCCTGCCTCCTCACCCACTTGTTATGGGTTTTGGTATTCTATTTCGATTAGATGAGAGTTCCTTGGCATCTCATCTAAATGAAAGAAGGGTAAGAGGTGAAGATGAAGGCCAGCAAGAAACTGAAGGGGAATTGCATAAAGGGCCAAGTGCTTCTGATTCAGGCGATGAAGTCAATAGTGAAGGTGGGATAAATAAGGACTTGAATCATGTGTCGAGCTTGAGCATGAACCActtggaagttgaagaaaagcTTTCAAAAGTTATTAATGCACCTTTAGTATCACCATCTCGTCTTGAAACATCTGGTGACTTCATAGAGGAAGTTACTGAAGGAGTGGATTCCTCAAAGGGCATGCACAGCGAATTAGAACCTGAGACAGGCCAAAGAAGTGTGACTTCTAAATCATCTGAACTTGATGTTCTCATGGACTTGGCCCTGGGCCTTGGCCCTGCTAAATTATTGAGTACAAGTTCTGCACTCACCACTACACAGCCAACTTTTACAGAGGACCCTAATCTTGAAGGGAATAAAGGTACAATGCGAGAAAAGCCTTACATTTCAAAGGCTGAAAGACGGAAATCGAAAAAGGACCAGAAAAATGGTACTGGAAATGATGATAATGAAAAGGAACATAACAAACCATCTGTTAGAACAGATGTCAATGAAAATCAGAAGCCTGCAAGTTCAAAGATTACTCGGGGGCAAAAGAGCAAGCTTAAGAAGATAAAAGAGAAGTACGCTGAACAGGacgaagaagaaaggaaaattcGCATGGCGTTGCTAGCT TCTGCTGGAAAAACTGTCAAAATGGAAAAGGAGCAAGGGCAAAGTGAAGTCCTTGGTGGATCAAGCAAATCAATAACTG GAGCCCAAGATGACTCGAAGATATGCTATAGGTGTAAAAAGGTTGGCCACCTTTCTCGCGATTGTCCAGAATATATGGCTGAAAGTGATCATCCCCATCCAGTTACAAATAAGCATGGCAACAATGATGTCTCTCAAGATCTTTCGGCTGCAGAGCTGGGCAAAGCAACTGCTGAGATGGATAAAATTACAATTGGAGAAGATGGTATCAATGAGATAGgtgaagaggagaaggagaaacTAAATGATTTAGACTATTTGACTGGCAATCCACTTGCCAATGACATTTTACTGTATGCTGTTCCTGTGTGTGGTCCATATAATGCTCTGCAGACATACAAATACCGTGTCAAAATCACTCCAGGCACtgcaaagaaaggaaaag CTGCCAAGACTGCGATGAATCTATTTAGTCATATGCCAGAAGTGACAAATCGGGAGAAGGAGCTCATGAAAGCATGTACAGATCCCGAATTGGTCGCTGCAATCATCGGCAATGTGAAAATAACAGCACCGGGCCTCACCCAACTGAAGCAGAAACAGAAGAAGGGGAAGAAATCAGGCAAGGACAATTAA